The Hippoglossus stenolepis isolate QCI-W04-F060 chromosome 3, HSTE1.2, whole genome shotgun sequence genomic sequence TGGACCGGGACATTGTAGGGAGAGTTACTGTAGCCGCTGTATGGATAATTGTTcaattgaatttgtatttttattgttgtttttgaatttaAGATTTTTGTGATCTCAAGCAAGTTGAATGTATTTTACGCGGACAACAAATCCTGCATCGCAATTACATGGATTATTTACTACGTTCCATTTACTACggtctcactcacacacacatagaagtcATTTTAACTACAAACTCCAGTTTTTTTCCATAGGAAGTTCTACCATCCTGCAAAAAcgttttaaatataaatcattataaattcattattGTTCCATGAAGTAAAGTCTCTCATAACTTAAaatttttaaatccttctgCACTTTATTCACCTGAGGTCATCAGCTAATGTTCgaccttgtgtttttttaaaggagacacattatgttttttcagtgtttctttcctctggtgtgttttattatatatatattttttgtgtatgaaaaagttctgcaaagttaaaaaaccCAAAGTTCATGGTAAAGGCACTGCTTAAGGAGCTCAACCAAGAgaaggctgaaaagaggagctgtggatctgagcatgtaaaccttttcaggtaatacatcaaattaaaatgatggacctgaatatgagcataatatgtctcctttaaaataaTCTAATCTAAAATAATATGTCACCAGGTGTGATTGAGATTGTATCGTTGTGTGACTGGCAACATTACTGTTGCATTGTGAAATCTACTTGACTACTATTACCTTTGCCAAACATTCTCTGAAGAAACTGGCTTGTACTGTGTGCCATTACTGTGATTACTGTGCCATTCTAAGCTTTATACGCAGCCGGGAAACATTCAGTCACGACGTGTTGAATAAATGGGTATTTGAATAATATCCAGTGGCCTTTACTGTGCACAATTTGAAACCAAGGCTAGTTTTCCAAGTTTTATTTGCTACGtggtattttatttaatatatttttatatatcgCCAACACTGAGGCTATAAAGAAGTAATTTCCATCTTCAGTACATGTTGAGCAATCTGAAGTATGCCAGTGAAAAGGCATTTCCTGATTATTCCCCTTTTTGCTTCAcgttttgtgttgtttggtgTTGTACAGGCAACCATAAGCtgaatacatgtatatattgttttatacaAATGATGCATTGTTTTTGTAATAATGTACATATTCTTGTTTCAATGCCATGAAGAATGTTCTGCAGAAATAAAGCACCTTTAACTGTTCGCCTCAGTTCAGGTCTATAAACTGACAGACTACTGTTTATTTTCAAGGGCACTAATTATCTCTAACCAAATATTGTTCAAAGACAAGTTTCATTAATTTTGACAAGTTCTTTTTCAGGTTCCTGAGTTATACtgttgattcttttttaaatgtctccaTTGATTACTGAGTAGATTGATGGATTACTACCAGATTGGCAAATAAACTAAtcaggaaagaaaacacttaatTTATCTTGATTGTTAACATTATAGATGTAAAGGTAATAgatatgtttattttaacttgAGTTCCCTATAtccaaactaaagaaaacatacaaatacaagtCTAAATGCTCACATTTTCTGCGCAGGGAGACGTTTGTGCGGAAACTGATTCCAAAATAAttcagaatatttatttttcatgttggattttaaagttattttctatttaaaccAAAATCTAAATTTCTTGGTAATGCTATTCTAAATAAACTGGCACAATTTGAGCAGACATAGTGATGTCGACAGAGCTcaaatttacaatatttaaaggggacatagcatgcaaattccactttgttagtgcttctacaggttaatgtgggtatctggcatgtctaccaacccaaaaactctggggaaaaaacactcgcgcgttttgttatagttcctctaagtcagaaacgtcatgcttgagcgactcgattgcgcgtcctgggtattgtgtcgtaacaaggaactggaagtctccctacatggtcttgccccccccacactgccagctgtgtggaagacttccgcagtgttcagctctactgtatgccgggttacagtagttccgccgggttacagtagttccgccgggttacagtagttccgcgggttacagtagttacgccggggtacacgaCGCGGAAGCGCTgctgaggcagcgcagcgccgttctccagcgcgcagccgcctggctgttcacacggcaaagcatttctccgctggtcagccccatagactgtatatataaggtcagcccgcgattctgctttctccgcttgttgtttaccgttgaatgtcgggttcggggtaaatgatggtcttcatagccccccacccctctctttctctctctgtctgtctgcttgtgtgcttgtagtggatgggcagagggggacatttaattatgtgattgggaaaattaaaactccaggacaacaaggggaatacaaagtatgggatgcatatttgataatttatatcatataaaatatgtaatttatatcgtttaaaatcatggggggagaggggggaggggggagctggctcattagcatttaaaggaacaggcagtcaaaacaggtcgctctgtggagggctgttttatacagggtaaaaagggtgctgttttatatgatccttgtggtattttgaccaaagtatgttacagacatttcattaagaccccaaggaaccatatcaacttgtggtaaaatgggcatgctatgtcccctttaaagtaaGACAtgtacattttgaataaatagttttatttcaaaGTTTGAGGAAActagtgaaaactgttttttgtcCAAGGctaaaaataattcaattaaaatttgAGCTTGAATATTTTGAATTCCATTTGACTTAtgacatatattttaaataatgtccCTCATATTATGTCAGTGCCCTTGTATGTCCTTCACATTTCAGCCTCATAATAGGATCAATAATTGATCTCTGAACCTCTGATGAATGAAAGAGGGCTTGTATTTTTGGTCAGTGAAATGTCACACCTCTGGCAATGCAGGGGAGGACGTCTGCACCAGCAGCTACATGTGACTGGACATACTCCTCTATTTATAACAGCTGAGTGCAAGGCCCCAGTCCGACATACGCAAGGACAGATGCACATCAGAGCTGAAATGTTCAAGCAAGGAGAAAGTACTGCCTCCTCCAAAGTAGATGTCTCGACCCTGTTCAACAGGTAGGTCCCTATTTACTACAGAAACACATTAACAGTGAGTTACTGAAGCTGCTACATGTTGGTTGTTTGGACAAAGTAGAAACACAAGACCTTTAATGACATTGGAAGAGAGCGGCTGAAATAATTTGATAACAGCACCCTCGTgctaaaaaagaaagagaaacatcaTTAAATGCACAACTTCAAAACACCCTAAAACCTTAAAAAGTAACTATtcataaattgtattttctaaatacaaaatataatatacactttaataaataatgtgagtGGTCGCTCTTTTTAATAtgatattttaatgtttgtatagttttatttttaatgacattttcattttcactgtttacCAAGTGTGTTTGTGGAACTGATACAGTCAGTGGAACGCATTGGCCGAATCTTTCATATCAGGTCATATGACATGTTTTTGAAGAGCATGCCCGTGGAGTATTTTGGTATCTGTTGTGAAACTTGTGACCAAGGTGCTCttgctctgctgctctctgaggTCGTCACTTCCTAAGCTTTCAACCAACTCCTGGCAGCTGATTACAGCGACGCTAAGCTTCAGACAGACGCATGAGCCCTTAATGTGACGCCAATGTGTTTATGTAACTTTGATGTGCTCAGCGAGGGTGTTCTGTTACACTCCCACTTATCATTTTCAAACATCTAAGTCTGTAATCAATTCTCTTCTTCATATTTTCCCCCCCAGATTGAAGAGCACGTGAGGGATCACAATGGATGATTTGGATCACAGCATGCACATTGCCCAGTTCGACTGGACCAGCTTCTATGACGAGAGTGAAGAGTGCGGCCTGCTGCAGCCTTCGCTCGCCTGCCTCGACAACTCCAGcctcagtgatgaagaggattCGGAAAACTCTGGTTCAGTCCTCAGGGCAGCTCAGCAGGAGATACAGCAGAGCCCTGATGTGACCAGAGCCGAGAGAGacactgcaggaggagaggcaCTGAATGAGAGTGAACAAGTGGCGAGTGTGACACGGGTGGACTCTGAGAGATGCCTTGAAATCCTCAGCACAAAGGAGACGCATGCAAAGACTGCAGAGGACGACACGGAGGAGACAAATGACAACATTACTCTGCAAACTGAAACATCCTATTTTCAGGGTTCAGGAGATTGTAAGGAGCTGAAAAAAGAGGATGGGGATCTGCAAACTGAATTAAAGAATTCCAGACATGAACCTGATCCACTGTTTCTCAAGcaagtggatttaaatgtgaatgATCCACATAGTACAGCTGTGAGCGACACGAGCAGTGTCGCCTCAAGAGCAGAGAAGGAGCGCTGGTTTGTGACAATGAATTACAGTCCTGCAAGACGACCGGCGCGTGCCacctctgtgaaaaaaaaacgacGACAAAGAAAAGCTTGTAAAAACAATCGCCTGAGCAGCAACACGCAGGAGAAATCTCTTGAAAATGGACCAGAGTTTGACTTAAACAAAGATCAAAATGAATCTGCAGGAGGGACGGACATGGAGGGCTTCACTAAATCTGACCAAACCTTGCATCAGAGCGCTGATATAAATGCTGGGAGCCTTTCAGATGTGTTGCAAATGACTCATAcggaaaaaaatgtgtcagaaaAACTGGTTATCTCTCATTCCTCCGAAGaatctgacaaaaacaacaaggaaGAAGGCACCTCAGCATCCACGTCACatgacacattcacacccaGGCACCCATCCCCAGTGGAGAGTGAAGAGTCAGACGAGTTTGAGGATGGTGTTGAGTTCTTCTCTATCCACAGTTATGACTCTGAAAGCTATTTGTCTGCTGCTGAATCAGTGGAGGAATCTCAGCAGCTTCCGCCTGTGGATTTAATGCGGCTGCAGAGCTCGGTGTCCCTGACGCTGCAGACTGAGGGAGCAAATGATGACAGTGCACAGGACGGACAAATGCAGGCAACTCTCTCCTGCAGCGTAACGGCTGCTAACTGTGATGGTTATGAATGCAATGATGTTGAGGCCACACTGACTTTTCCATCTGCCGGCCTGAGAGCAGACAAAATGCCAGATGACGACTCCACATGTGATGTTAGTACACACAGCACGGCGCTCCACACGCTCTCGGACACAACAGGAGTCCACAATGACAAAATTAATCTTTCAGCATCTGGTAGCTCTTTAGGAGATCAGCTTGGTCCCCTCCCTATCCCTGATCTAACTGTAACACCATGCCCTGTGGCCGACAGCCCTGAATCCTACGCTGTGGCTGCAGGCCAATCCAAACCCGTGTACGTCATGTCTGCCTTCTGGGACGAAATGGAAAAACTGACGATAAATGACATTTTGCAGCTCAGGATGGGTAGAAGCTCGCCTCCCACTGACACACAAGAAACACTGACAGCAAATGCTGACGAGTCTCTGACAAGTCACAGCTCTCTGGGTGACAGTGGTCTCATGGAGCTGTCGGACACGGCTGATTCAGACTATTTCACACAGCCGGACGAGTCCAAGCCAGATCGCTCCAGCTGCGAGTTCTCCACCTCAGACTTTGAAGAGGAGTACTTGCAGTTTATTGGCACCAGTAGGAACCCAAGTCCTGATCCTCAGAGTAAAACCCACGACAGGACGAGTGACTCTCCTCTGTTAtcacatgaggaggaggagtccaATTGCTCTGAGGGAAAGGAGACGCCCGTCCCTTTGGAGGACTTTGCAGGACAGATTTTTGAGGATCAGGAGTCAAATACTTTGAGCAAACTGTTGTGGCCgagacaaataacaaaaagtaaaagtgtgCACAATGTACAAGCTCTCAACAAAGAGGATTTGACTGTTCCCTTTGGCGATGATGAGAGCAATCTGTTTCTCAGCGGGTGTCAGTCTCTGGAGATCAGTGGTGACCTGGGAACACTACTGCCGACCTCTTTTCCCGACACAGATCCTCAAATATCCTTCCCAGAAATGTTTGAATACTTTTTCTCAGAGTATAAAGTAAAGAATGACTCCTGGTCCGTCACTGTCTACAATCCTGAGGGCATCTCAGTGTCTCCTCTGTTTGACTACACCCTTTGCTCATTGAGGGACgatgtgtctctctcttccctccagcGCAGCGAGGACAAACCCATCCCTATCTTCTCCTGCTGTTCTCCAACAGTCAGAGAACTCACATTCCCA encodes the following:
- the LOC118105384 gene encoding uncharacterized protein LOC118105384, producing MDDLDHSMHIAQFDWTSFYDESEECGLLQPSLACLDNSSLSDEEDSENSGSVLRAAQQEIQQSPDVTRAERDTAGGEALNESEQVASVTRVDSERCLEILSTKETHAKTAEDDTEETNDNITLQTETSYFQGSGDCKELKKEDGDLQTELKNSRHEPDPLFLKQVDLNVNDPHSTAVSDTSSVASRAEKERWFVTMNYSPARRPARATSVKKKRRQRKACKNNRLSSNTQEKSLENGPEFDLNKDQNESAGGTDMEGFTKSDQTLHQSADINAGSLSDVLQMTHTEKNVSEKLVISHSSEESDKNNKEEGTSASTSHDTFTPRHPSPVESEESDEFEDGVEFFSIHSYDSESYLSAAESVEESQQLPPVDLMRLQSSVSLTLQTEGANDDSAQDGQMQATLSCSVTAANCDGYECNDVEATLTFPSAGLRADKMPDDDSTCDVSTHSTALHTLSDTTGVHNDKINLSASGSSLGDQLGPLPIPDLTVTPCPVADSPESYAVAAGQSKPVYVMSAFWDEMEKLTINDILQLRMGRSSPPTDTQETLTANADESLTSHSSLGDSGLMELSDTADSDYFTQPDESKPDRSSCEFSTSDFEEEYLQFIGTSRNPSPDPQSKTHDRTSDSPLLSHEEEESNCSEGKETPVPLEDFAGQIFEDQESNTLSKLLWPRQITKSKSVHNVQALNKEDLTVPFGDDESNLFLSGCQSLEISGDLGTLLPTSFPDTDPQISFPEMFEYFFSEYKVKNDSWSVTVYNPEGISVSPLFDYTLCSLRDDVSLSSLQRSEDKPIPIFSCCSPTVRELTFPKSDHVFLSADCEAEEEVGNFSPIRVMSHSFIRANQCGTSAARSHSWRSLLSMRKIRFHDKGSMWCGGSGAWVFPGEAEKIEENDPPVTVLTEGKVSLTPSQMSILGSLQTTRREGIFSTLKQSDMCLVCIAFASWVLTSSDPEAADAWKAALLANVSALSAIQYLRHYVKKKRPH